A window of the Streptomyces albireticuli genome harbors these coding sequences:
- a CDS encoding Lsr2 family protein: MEIVQVVRLTVEGDTYEGEVDDLEKVKRLTELEEAYSQSREALLEALQEYGIGVASSAGPSFTARPASPKKGGASSGPDAADVRAWAATLTNPVLPLSAQGRIPAWVNVAYEQKLKGAVLEEAVQQHASPDFLKKYQEANKKKK; encoded by the coding sequence GTGGAAATCGTGCAGGTCGTCCGGCTTACAGTCGAGGGTGACACCTACGAGGGCGAGGTCGATGACCTCGAAAAGGTGAAGCGCCTCACCGAGCTGGAAGAGGCATACAGCCAGAGTAGGGAGGCCCTCTTGGAAGCCCTCCAGGAGTACGGGATCGGCGTGGCGAGCTCCGCAGGCCCCTCGTTCACCGCTAGGCCGGCCTCCCCGAAGAAGGGCGGAGCATCATCCGGCCCTGACGCCGCAGACGTGAGGGCCTGGGCCGCGACGCTTACCAACCCGGTGCTCCCCCTGTCTGCGCAGGGCCGCATCCCCGCTTGGGTCAACGTGGCGTACGAGCAGAAGCTCAAGGGCGCTGTGCTCGAAGAGGCCGTTCAGCAGCACGCCTCCCCTGACTTCCTGAAGAAGTACCAGGAGGCGAACAAGAAGAAGAAGTGA
- a CDS encoding recombinase family protein, protein MFHATPPAPQRVILSARLSRDGDKSTSIERQLNVLRTWAIDCNHHVVAEVEDRSVSGGMAPWKRPKLGQWLKPEAIEQWDLIAVSTQDRMSRNDLQFMAFVQKIMDWGKNLIIIDDPSFDILSPEGRMIAYAKATMATKELERITKRIMDSQQYLREKGFYGGGWLPAGYIPVLDAASAHKTLQGEGYFSPILRNVAMNFLGAPRYSISQAVRELREQEIPSWSAYVRENQLGSVSMRADQESSAWHVTPLKRMLMSPTMAGIQIHKGKPVEDHDTGEYKLFTDTAHLSYGEWSAVLEILKGKEKKTTRERGDAALLSTVSACGNCLGPQYRNRDTVHSRGKVYRYDHYRCRGKTQHYGEKCEYKSKIDSEFFEEFFTDTIKDRFADHKEYEKVTIAGEDHAAEIADVEKRITRLRRQFEAGDWDDEEDEYRERLKTLKARKKALGEKPSVPAKVEIRETGRGWLDVWNGMKQGERRQYLLDNHVKILVFHPALTGMEEMGVVVHLGNLQELAKTAGVAGADTDDWVTVSYNVPPHWTKPALLDDPDMAKVVEAQFGSTKIPKSLYETGIIQQPAPKGVQVTSQLA, encoded by the coding sequence ATGTTCCATGCAACACCACCTGCCCCACAGCGCGTGATCTTGTCAGCGCGCCTGAGCCGTGATGGAGACAAGTCCACCTCCATCGAGCGACAGCTGAACGTTCTCCGGACCTGGGCCATCGATTGCAACCATCACGTCGTAGCAGAGGTGGAGGATCGGTCCGTTTCCGGTGGCATGGCACCCTGGAAGCGACCGAAGCTCGGACAGTGGCTCAAGCCGGAGGCCATCGAGCAGTGGGACCTAATAGCAGTCTCGACGCAGGACCGCATGTCCCGTAACGATCTTCAGTTCATGGCCTTCGTGCAGAAGATCATGGACTGGGGCAAGAACCTCATCATCATTGATGACCCCTCGTTCGACATCCTCTCCCCTGAAGGCCGCATGATCGCCTACGCGAAGGCGACGATGGCGACCAAGGAACTGGAGAGGATCACGAAGCGGATCATGGACTCTCAGCAGTACCTCCGCGAGAAGGGTTTCTACGGGGGTGGCTGGCTGCCGGCCGGGTACATACCCGTCCTGGACGCGGCATCGGCACACAAGACGCTGCAAGGGGAGGGTTACTTCAGCCCGATCCTGCGGAACGTGGCGATGAACTTCCTTGGCGCTCCCCGGTACTCAATTTCCCAGGCGGTTCGTGAGCTGCGTGAGCAGGAGATCCCGTCCTGGTCCGCCTACGTACGTGAGAACCAGCTCGGCTCGGTTTCCATGCGGGCCGACCAGGAATCTTCGGCCTGGCATGTCACGCCGCTCAAGCGGATGCTGATGAGCCCGACCATGGCTGGCATTCAGATACACAAAGGTAAACCTGTGGAAGACCACGACACGGGCGAGTACAAGCTATTCACGGACACGGCTCACCTGTCCTACGGGGAATGGTCGGCCGTCCTGGAGATCCTGAAGGGCAAGGAGAAGAAGACGACGCGGGAGCGGGGTGATGCCGCCCTGCTGTCCACCGTCTCCGCCTGCGGAAACTGCCTCGGGCCTCAGTACCGGAACCGGGACACGGTTCACAGCCGGGGCAAGGTCTATCGGTACGACCACTACCGGTGCCGAGGCAAGACGCAGCACTACGGCGAGAAGTGCGAGTACAAGTCGAAGATCGACTCCGAGTTCTTCGAGGAGTTCTTCACGGACACGATCAAGGACCGGTTCGCAGACCACAAGGAGTACGAGAAGGTAACCATCGCTGGCGAGGACCACGCGGCAGAGATAGCCGACGTGGAGAAGCGCATCACGCGCCTCCGTCGGCAGTTCGAGGCAGGCGACTGGGATGACGAAGAGGACGAGTACCGCGAGCGCCTGAAGACGCTCAAGGCCCGCAAGAAGGCCCTGGGCGAGAAGCCCTCTGTCCCGGCCAAGGTCGAGATCCGAGAGACCGGCCGAGGATGGCTGGACGTGTGGAATGGCATGAAGCAGGGTGAACGACGTCAGTACCTCTTGGACAACCATGTCAAGATCCTGGTCTTCCATCCTGCCCTGACCGGCATGGAAGAGATGGGAGTCGTGGTCCACCTCGGAAACTTGCAAGAGCTGGCGAAGACGGCTGGCGTCGCGGGCGCCGACACAGACGATTGGGTGACGGTCTCGTACAACGTCCCACCGCACTGGACCAAGCCTGCGTTGCTCGATGATCCGGACATGGCCAAGGTCGTCGAGGCCCAGTTCGGCTCAACCAAGATCCCGAAGTCGCTCTACGAGACTGGCATCATCCAGCAGCCCGCCCCGAAGGGCGTGCAAGTCACATCCCAACTTGCGTGA
- a CDS encoding DNA polymerase, giving the protein MKAINYDINGSEVRINVVESEDDLPEFRRFVVNNRRALGFDTETDGLSWWEDGFRIRLAQFGNAHESYVLPVERGGLFQEDAIKAVGWVETLAMQNGTFDVLCMDRVWGVPAETVFPRLIDSRIVAHLVDSRGRKDGGIGHSLEELTRHYVSATVADEVKASMTVIAKELGVRKSEIWPVIPLEHEGFNLYAGMDPILAYRLVKLLQPKIPTTARKILRYEHDLAAACAYMVRRGIKADVPYIEECAAELASTEHQYKNIAAKLGLENINSPKQVGAAVISRGIIPTETTPTGQPKVDDHLLKAHLDDPLCEAIYRGKKAAKARATWFDNALANRDAEDRLHADIRSMGARTARMAISGAIPAQTFPSGDSLVRRGFIADPGMVICAVDYKAQELRVLAALSGDKAMKKAFREEADLHQITADAAEVDRKTGKMTNFLTVYGGGPAALMSQAGVTREVAERAIKGFFKVFPGVEQYSEELQREARRKGYITTNTGRRLYVDKRRPYAALNYAVQSASRDVTGRAILRLMEAGFGEFMLLPVHDEVIFQFPEEHALRATEKAAQIMKETLSGVLIDTDVSVYGKSWGCGYMAVGQVCDLCGVIHNEMELAA; this is encoded by the coding sequence ATGAAGGCCATCAACTACGACATCAACGGCTCCGAGGTCCGCATCAACGTAGTTGAGAGTGAAGACGACCTTCCCGAGTTTCGCCGCTTCGTGGTCAACAACCGTCGAGCCCTGGGATTCGACACCGAGACCGACGGCCTCTCCTGGTGGGAGGACGGATTCCGAATCAGGCTCGCCCAGTTCGGGAACGCTCACGAGAGCTACGTCCTCCCCGTGGAGCGGGGCGGCCTCTTCCAAGAAGACGCCATCAAGGCCGTGGGCTGGGTCGAAACGCTGGCCATGCAGAACGGGACTTTTGACGTGCTCTGCATGGATCGAGTCTGGGGGGTGCCAGCCGAGACGGTCTTCCCCCGGCTCATTGACTCCCGCATCGTCGCCCACCTCGTAGACAGCCGGGGCCGCAAGGACGGCGGGATAGGTCACTCGCTCGAAGAACTCACCCGCCACTACGTCTCCGCGACTGTGGCCGATGAGGTGAAGGCGAGCATGACCGTCATCGCCAAGGAATTGGGAGTCAGGAAGTCCGAGATCTGGCCGGTGATCCCGCTGGAGCACGAGGGCTTCAACCTCTACGCCGGCATGGACCCGATCCTCGCCTACCGCCTGGTGAAGCTCCTCCAGCCCAAGATTCCGACCACGGCCCGCAAGATCCTCCGCTACGAACATGATCTGGCTGCCGCCTGCGCCTACATGGTGCGCCGCGGCATCAAGGCCGACGTGCCGTACATCGAGGAGTGCGCAGCCGAGCTGGCTTCGACGGAGCACCAGTACAAGAACATCGCGGCGAAGCTCGGACTGGAGAACATCAACAGCCCCAAGCAGGTCGGAGCGGCAGTCATCAGCCGGGGCATCATCCCGACTGAGACGACGCCAACCGGACAGCCCAAGGTGGACGACCACCTTCTCAAGGCCCACCTGGACGACCCGCTGTGCGAGGCCATCTACCGAGGTAAGAAGGCGGCAAAGGCCCGCGCCACATGGTTCGACAACGCTTTGGCCAACCGAGATGCGGAAGACCGGCTGCACGCCGATATCCGCTCGATGGGCGCAAGGACGGCTCGGATGGCGATTTCTGGAGCTATACCGGCGCAGACTTTTCCCTCCGGAGACTCGTTGGTCAGGCGCGGGTTCATAGCCGATCCGGGAATGGTCATCTGCGCGGTGGACTACAAGGCGCAGGAGCTTCGAGTTCTGGCAGCCCTGTCAGGAGACAAGGCGATGAAGAAGGCTTTCCGCGAGGAAGCCGACTTGCATCAGATCACCGCGGATGCCGCCGAGGTGGACCGTAAGACGGGGAAGATGACCAACTTCCTCACGGTGTACGGGGGAGGGCCGGCCGCGCTGATGAGCCAGGCTGGCGTCACCCGGGAAGTCGCTGAACGAGCCATCAAGGGCTTCTTCAAGGTCTTCCCCGGCGTCGAGCAGTACTCCGAGGAACTCCAACGTGAAGCGCGCCGGAAGGGCTACATCACCACGAACACGGGCCGACGCCTGTACGTAGACAAGCGGCGCCCATATGCGGCCCTGAATTATGCCGTGCAAAGCGCTTCAAGGGATGTCACCGGTCGAGCCATCCTCCGACTTATGGAAGCCGGGTTCGGAGAATTCATGCTCCTCCCGGTTCACGATGAGGTGATCTTCCAGTTCCCGGAGGAGCACGCACTGAGGGCCACAGAAAAGGCCGCTCAGATTATGAAGGAAACCCTGAGCGGCGTACTCATCGACACGGATGTGTCGGTGTACGGAAAGAGCTGGGGTTGCGGATATATGGCCGTAGGTCAGGTCTGCGACCTCTGCGGAGTCATCCACAACGAAATGGAGTTGGCGGCATGA
- a CDS encoding helix-turn-helix domain-containing protein: MSTAGERLKAARKWRGLGQEALARESGVSVSVIRQLEQGARETARTETWRKLAFVLQVPTMRLSDGLDEQGPHEDTVEEWTAVSEALHAPPGRLTAEEGEPPTVAGVRAVVDEALPYFSGQFGKLARVLPGILRDAADLGEEGQALRIRVLQLAGWSLTATRQWDLAEDALERSLDLATDRIQAAETVDCLTWLYLRRGELDRSRDVAIRWADDLEPVKMRKATPDELCAWGRMLLRVSASAIRDNRGGEASSAMKWAGVAAKALGEEHKPSPYVSLKTFGPTTVALKVIENAAVTDHPDQVLRMAKRVPRGAVMPTASNMNRHQLDVVDAQAKTGDYSGAVQRLLKVKKKYPEWLGNQRYASDVVTRIAENRRLITPELREVATVVRVNL, from the coding sequence ATGAGTACCGCAGGCGAGCGTTTGAAGGCTGCCCGCAAGTGGCGGGGGCTGGGACAGGAAGCGTTGGCGCGAGAGTCCGGTGTCAGCGTTTCAGTGATTCGACAACTCGAACAGGGGGCGCGAGAGACGGCCCGCACGGAGACGTGGCGCAAGCTGGCTTTTGTGCTGCAAGTGCCCACCATGCGTCTGTCTGACGGACTAGACGAGCAGGGTCCGCACGAGGACACCGTGGAAGAGTGGACGGCCGTTAGCGAGGCCCTGCACGCCCCTCCAGGTCGTCTGACTGCCGAGGAAGGCGAGCCGCCGACGGTCGCCGGCGTCAGGGCCGTCGTAGACGAGGCTCTGCCCTATTTCTCTGGTCAGTTCGGGAAGCTGGCCCGAGTCCTGCCCGGGATCCTTCGCGACGCGGCGGACCTTGGGGAGGAGGGCCAGGCGCTACGTATCCGAGTGCTCCAGCTTGCTGGCTGGTCCTTGACGGCAACCCGGCAGTGGGACTTGGCCGAGGACGCGCTAGAGAGGTCCCTGGACCTGGCGACGGACCGCATCCAGGCCGCTGAGACGGTTGACTGCCTGACGTGGCTATACCTTCGCAGGGGCGAGCTGGACCGATCGCGGGACGTCGCGATCCGGTGGGCCGATGACCTGGAACCGGTAAAGATGCGGAAGGCGACACCGGACGAACTCTGTGCTTGGGGCCGGATGTTGCTGCGGGTATCAGCGTCGGCGATCCGGGACAACCGGGGTGGCGAAGCATCGTCGGCCATGAAGTGGGCGGGGGTCGCAGCCAAGGCCCTGGGCGAGGAGCACAAGCCGTCGCCCTATGTCTCGCTGAAGACCTTCGGCCCAACGACGGTGGCGTTGAAGGTGATCGAGAACGCTGCGGTCACCGACCATCCGGACCAGGTGCTGCGGATGGCCAAGCGAGTGCCCCGCGGCGCTGTCATGCCGACTGCGAGCAACATGAACCGTCATCAGCTCGACGTGGTGGACGCGCAGGCTAAGACCGGCGACTACTCGGGCGCGGTACAACGCTTGCTGAAGGTCAAGAAGAAGTACCCGGAGTGGCTAGGGAACCAGCGCTACGCGAGTGACGTGGTGACACGCATCGCGGAGAACCGGCGACTGATTACCCCAGAGCTGCGAGAGGTCGCGACCGTCGTCCGTGTGAACCTCTAA